The genomic DNA AAGGGAAACTGCTCATCCACAATGACTAAAAGCGTGTGCGGTAAGCTTGAGCTGGCCGTGGAAGTGGAAGGTAGGCCTTGGCCTGCCGGGCGTAAAGGCGCGTGGGTGCCGCGGCGGCCAGCTCAAGCTTACCGCACCTCTCACCCGGCCAGCTCAAGCTTACCCCACCCGCGCTACTTGCCCGTGAGGTAGTCGGCGGCCATAGTGGCCAGCGTTTTCACGCCCAGCGGAAAGGCGTTTTCATCTATCCTGAAGCCGGCGGTGTGGTGGTCGGCCACGGTGGCGGGGTCGGTGCCGGGCGTCATGCCGCCCAGGAAGAAGAACAGGCCGGGCACTTTCTCCTGGTAGCAGGCGAAGTCCTCGGCCCCGGTCACGGCTTTTATCTCGGTCACGTTGGCAACGCCGGCCGTGCGCTGGAGGGTAGGGAGCATGCGGGCCGTGAGGGCGGGGTCGTTATAGGTAACGGGCACGTAGGGCTCGATGGTGACTTCGGCCGTCGCGCCGTTGGCGGCCGCGATGCCGGTGGCCGTGCGCTTGATGGCCGCCCAGATTTGCTCCTGCGTTTTGGGGCTGAACGCCCGGATGGTGCCGCTGAGCGTGGCATCGGGCGGAATGATGTTGTAGCGCACGCCGGCCTGCAAGGTGCCCACCGTCACCACGGCGGCGTCCTGGGTCAGGTCAATCTGCCGGCTCACGATGGTTTGCAGGGCCGTGACAATCTCGGCCAGCGTCACCACCGGGTCCACGCTGGCCCAGGGCTTGGCCCCGTGCGCGCCCCTACCCAGCACTTTCACCGTGAAGCGGTCGGAGCTGGCCATTTCGCCACCGGGGCGGTATTTCAAAGTGCCCACCGGAGTCAAGGCATTGATGTGCAGCCCAAACACGGCATCCACCTTGGGCTTATCGAGCACGCCATCCTCCACCATGAGCTTGGCCCCGCCCACCACGCCGGGCAGCGACCCTTCTTCGGCGGGCTGAAAGATAAACTTGACGGTGCCGGGCAGGTCCTTCTTCACCTGGCTCAGCACCTCGGCCGCGCCCAGCAGCATGGCCACGTGGGTGTCGTGGCCGCAGGCGTGCATCACTCCCACGGGCTGGCCCAGGTACACGGTCTTGACGGTGCTGGCAAAGGCCAGGCCGCTGGTTTCGGTGAGGGGTAGGGCGTCCATGTCGGCGCGCAAGGCCACGACGCGGCCGGGCTTGCCCCCCTTCAGAATGCCCACCACGCCGGTGCGGGCCACGCCGGTTTGCACCTCCAGGCCCAGGCGCTTCAGCTCGGTGGCGATGAGGGCGGCGGTGCGGGTTTCCTCGTTGCCCAGCTCGGGGTGCTCGTGAATGTCGCGCCGCCAGGCCACCACTTTGAGCTGCTCGGTGGCGGCGAGCTGCGCGATGCGGGCATCGAGGGCGGCGTTTTGGGCGTGGGCGGCGGGGGCGGCCAGGGCCAGCCCAAGGCCGGCCAGCAAGAGGGGGGTAGCGTTTTTCATGGCCTCCAAGGTACTGCCCGGCCCCGCTTTGCCGCCCCGGCCGGCCGCGGCCCCGGCTTCAACGCGCCCGCCGCCCCGCTGGCCTTGGCCGGCTGGCGCGGCGGGGCGTACTTTTGCCTTCTTACCCCCGGCCCGTTTTAACTCCGTAGCGCCATGCACGTTTCCGCTTCTTCCGCGCCGCCCGCCGTCGCTTCTTCGGTGGTGGCCGCTCGCCCCTCCCTGCGCGCGCGCTGGGCCGAAGAGCTGGCAATGCCGGCCAACCGCCGGAGCTGGCTGCTGCTGCTGGTGCTGCTGTTTGGGGGGCTGGTGCCGCTGGTGCCAGGCTTCTTTCAACACATTCAGCAGCGGTCCGGTGGGCTGCTGCTGCCCGACCCGCTGCTGCGCCTGCTGCCCCACCACGACGTGGGCACCCTCATTTTCGTGCTCATGTACGGGGCGGTGGTGGTGGGCGTGGGCTGGCTGCTGGTCCACCCCCGGCTGTTTTTGCGCGGCCTCTGGGCGCTGTTGCTGCTGCTGCTCATGCGGATGCTCACCATCTGGCTGGTGCCGCTGGTGCCGCCCCTGGACATTCTGCCCCTGTCCGACCCGCTGCTGGCCCGGCTCTTTCACACCAGCCCCAGCGAGGCCATTACCAAGGACCTGTTTTTTTCGGGCCACACCTCCACGGTGGCCCTGCTGGCCCTGGCGGCGCGCGGCTGGTGGCGGCGCGGCCTGGCCGTGCTGATGGTGCTGGTGGGCGTGCTGGTGCTGGTGCAGCGCGTGCATTATACCTACGACGTGCTGGCCGCCCCGCTTTTTGCCTGGCTGGCCTACTGGGTGGCGGCCTTCCTGACGCGGCGCGCCACCAACGGGCCGGCCTAGCTGCGGGTCGCCGGCTGCGGTAAGCCGCCCTCCGCATCCTGTTGGCCCCTGGCATCCGGCCGCCACACCCACGCAGCCCTGCCGGGCGGGGGTAGGCCCCGCATCCTGCTGCTCGCCTCTGTTGGCAGCAGGGGTAAAGCTGTTGGCGGCGCGAACAACCTTACCCCTGGCGCGAACAACCTCGCTTCCGGCGCAAACAACCTCGCTCCCGGCGCGAACAACCTTATCCCCGCTGCCAACAGCCTTACTCCCGACGGGGGTAAGGCTGTTCGCGTTACCAATAACCTCGTCCTCGCCGCGGACAAAGGTCAGCCGGCCGGGCAGGCAAACGGCCGGCCGGCTGACAACCAGCCGGCTGAATAGGAGAAAGCCAGGAAAATGCTGGAATGATAGAATAATGACGAGTTGATGAAGGGATTTATGCCGGAGCTTACTTTACCTTTCGCCCTGCGGGGCTTTCAGGTGCAAGCCCGCTCCTAGCTGGCGGGGTGCCAGGTTATTCCTTTTCTTCTATCAACCCACCAAATGACGCGACCCCAGACTATTGCTACCAATTACAGCGGCTACATCGACCAGGACTTTATTGACCTAGGCGAAAACATTCTGGCCGGCGTGGCTGCCAACGCCAGCTACGACAAGCCCCCGCAACCCCTGGCCGAGTTGAAGGGCCTGCTCGGCCAGCTGGCCGAAGCCGCCAAGGCCATGAAGACCGGCCTCAAGGCCGCCACCCAGCAGCGCGACTACCTGCGCGCCCAGGCCGAGGCTGCCTTCAAGGCCCTGAGTGCCTACGCCACCGGCGCTACCCCCGCCCGCCCCGACCTGTGGGCCGCCGCTAACTTCCCGCTCACCAAGGCCGAAACCACGCCGCGCCAAACCAGCCTGCCCATCACGGGCCTGGCCCTGCTCGACGGCCCCAGCCCCCGCACCCTCACGGCCAGCGTCGATATCCAGGCCGGCATGTATGCCTACGCCTGGCGCGTCTTCCCCAAAGACACGGCCCCCGAAGACCTGGCCGCTGGCTACTGCTACCGCTTCTGCCTCACCCGCGAGCCCAAGGTCCTCCTCGATGCCCTCGACAGCGGCACGGCCTACGGTGTGGAGTGCGCCGCCTGGAACAACACCGGCCCCTTGCAGTGGAGCACGGCCGCGTTCCGCATCGTGCAGTAGGGGTAGGTGGTGGCTCGTCTGTCCGTCCGGCCAGCGCCCGGTTGCCTCGCGGCGGCCGGGCGTTTTGGTGGGCGGCCGGGTGGGGCCGTTGGGGTCGGCCTGGGGCAGTGCTAGAGCCTGCTTGGAATCGTTTTGGCTTGTTTAGGCTATAGGGAAAGTGAGAAAAGTACCCTGCATCTGGCGCTCATAAGCACCTTTCTTCTAAGGATATCGTGGCTGTTTCTCATCGGTCGATGGGGCTGGCCCGGAGTGCCGTCCTTATTCCCTCTGTTGTTCGCTATGAAAAGAACCACTACCGCCACCGGGCGGGCGGCCCGTGCGGGCTGGCCGCCCGCCGGCGTGTACGTGGTGCGCAGCGGCACCCGCGCCGTGCGCCTCACGGTGGAGTAAGTGCCCACAGCGAAGAAGCCAAAGACCAGATAGCCCGGCCGCCGCGAGGTGGCTGGGCTGTTGGCGTAGCGGGTGGGCTACCCCGGCTCTTCTTCCTGGACCACGGCGGCGGCCACCGGCGAGGCCACCGCCGTGGCCAGGTCCTGGCCATACCAGCCGCCCCGCAGGTACCAGATGCCCGCCACCAGCGAGATGCAGACGTTGGCCACCACGAACGACCACCAGATGCCCCGAAAGCCCAGCGCCGTGTGGTGCGACAAGTACCAGGCCACCGGAAACTGGATGACCCAGCTGCCGGTAATGGTCAGCAGCATGGCCGAAAAGGTGTTCCCTACCCCCCGAAAGGCCCCCGACACCGTTTGCTGCACCCCCGCGAAGCAGAGGCTGCCCGCCGCGATGCGCACAAAGCCCACCGCCTCGGCGGCCACGCGCGCATCGCCCCTGATAAAGAAGCCTACCAGCGGCTTAGCCACCAGCCAGATGGTGCCGCCCAGGGCCAGCAGCGTGACGAAGCTCACGCCCAGCGCGTAGTTGGCCGTGCGCAGGGCGCGGGGCAGGTTGCGCGCCCCCACGTTCTGGGCCACCAGCGTGGAGCAGGCCAGCGAGATGCCGAGCGCCGGGATGATAGCCAGCGCCACGATGCGCGAGCCGATGCCATAGGTGGCCAGGACTTCGGTGCCGAAGCCGGCCGCCAGGGTCGTGAGCATGGAAATGCCGAGCGCCCGCGCCGAGAGGTCAATGGACGAAGGGCCGCCCAGGCGCAGCATCTGGCGCAGCAGGGTCCAGTCGGGCCGGTAGCCGGCAAAGCTGAGCCGGATGCCCGCCCGGCCCCGCATTAGGATGTATAAGCCTACCAACACGCTCAGCACCTGCGTGC from Hymenobacter psoromatis includes the following:
- a CDS encoding N-acyl-L-amino acid amidohydrolase; this translates as MKNATPLLLAGLGLALAAPAAHAQNAALDARIAQLAATEQLKVVAWRRDIHEHPELGNEETRTAALIATELKRLGLEVQTGVARTGVVGILKGGKPGRVVALRADMDALPLTETSGLAFASTVKTVYLGQPVGVMHACGHDTHVAMLLGAAEVLSQVKKDLPGTVKFIFQPAEEGSLPGVVGGAKLMVEDGVLDKPKVDAVFGLHINALTPVGTLKYRPGGEMASSDRFTVKVLGRGAHGAKPWASVDPVVTLAEIVTALQTIVSRQIDLTQDAAVVTVGTLQAGVRYNIIPPDATLSGTIRAFSPKTQEQIWAAIKRTATGIAAANGATAEVTIEPYVPVTYNDPALTARMLPTLQRTAGVANVTEIKAVTGAEDFACYQEKVPGLFFFLGGMTPGTDPATVADHHTAGFRIDENAFPLGVKTLATMAADYLTGK